A region of Thermococcus argininiproducens DNA encodes the following proteins:
- the ileS gene encoding isoleucine--tRNA ligase, with product MIKEPEMKEYNPQLLEGKIEKFWEENDIYNKVKKARESGSEYYFLDGPPYVSGAIHLGTAWNKIIKDMVIRFRTMQGYNVRRQPGFDMHGLPIEVKVEQALGLSYKKDIEEKVGVENFINKCREFALTNLKIMTEQFKMLGVWMDWDNPYMTIKNEYIESAWFTLKRAWEKGLLEKDQRVLHWCPRCETALAEHEVRGEYKIREDPSIYVKFPVEGRESEYVLIWTTTPWTLPANLAVTVHPEYDYVKIRANLGDREEYWIIAKALVDKVLEEVGIKGEVVEEYKGIDLEGLRYVHPFLEEYPRQKEFREKYEWAHCVILGEHVTLGEGTGLVHTAPGHGEEDFEIGKQYGLPIYSPLDDEGRYFEGKWKGKFVKDADPEIIEYLREKGLLLKAGTVEHKYPHCWRCKTPLIFRATDQWFLKISKVKDKIIEENDKNVTWYPDWVKIRYDNGVMNSGDWCISRQRYWGIPLPIWSSEDGEIYIVGSFKELVELSVAIEVNGERIELPESYDEKLRVIEEKLGPEDLHRPYVDAFVIKVNDKEMKRVKDVLDVWFDSGIASWASLDYPRKKDLFERLWPADFIVEGEDQVTKWFYSQQAASVVAFDTVPYRKVAMHGYVLDEKGDKMSKSLGNIIRPEEVIQKEGRDPFRFYMLWATTPWENLRFSWKGLAQVKRMLNILWNVYILTSTYMSLDNFDPTKLNPEELPFREEDKWILSRVNTLISTVEDGLESFYLTRATRGIENFVIEDLSRWYVRLIRKRLWVERDDPDKLAAYWTLWKVFDVLLRLMAPFTPYIAEEIYQNLIRPFSNKESVHLEDWPKKDENWVDRELEKEMEIVRKIVESGSAARQKARIKLRYPVKQVIIETEDEITKKAVERLNRLLRDQLNAKEVKVAKVERGIKVKPNFAKLGPHFKGDAKIVAKWINEQNAKELYERLMQGKLKVEIGEKEFTIEREHIIVEEELPEFLIGEEFDHGKVFIDKVLTRELMMEGLAREFVRRIQEMRKQLDLDVNDRIMVYIETSDENKGLLIEMLDYIRGETRAIEVKFEKPQGYTVEWPEVEAKIGIEKIE from the coding sequence ATGATAAAGGAGCCAGAGATGAAAGAGTATAATCCACAGCTCTTAGAAGGGAAAATAGAAAAGTTTTGGGAAGAGAATGACATCTATAACAAAGTGAAAAAGGCCAGAGAAAGCGGTTCAGAGTATTATTTCCTTGATGGTCCCCCATATGTAAGCGGGGCTATACACCTGGGTACTGCTTGGAACAAGATAATCAAAGATATGGTGATACGTTTTAGAACCATGCAGGGTTACAATGTGAGAAGACAACCAGGTTTTGATATGCATGGTCTTCCAATAGAGGTTAAAGTGGAACAAGCTCTTGGATTAAGCTACAAAAAAGATATAGAGGAAAAAGTTGGAGTTGAGAACTTCATAAATAAGTGTAGAGAATTTGCTCTCACTAATCTTAAAATCATGACCGAGCAGTTTAAAATGCTTGGCGTTTGGATGGATTGGGATAATCCATACATGACAATCAAAAATGAGTATATAGAATCCGCATGGTTTACTTTGAAGAGAGCATGGGAAAAAGGGCTTCTCGAAAAAGACCAGAGGGTTCTTCACTGGTGTCCTAGATGTGAAACGGCTTTAGCAGAGCATGAAGTAAGAGGGGAGTACAAAATAAGAGAAGATCCTAGTATCTATGTAAAGTTCCCAGTAGAGGGAAGAGAGAGTGAATATGTTTTGATATGGACAACTACGCCATGGACTCTTCCAGCCAACTTGGCCGTTACGGTTCATCCTGAGTATGACTATGTAAAAATAAGGGCAAATCTTGGGGATAGAGAGGAATACTGGATAATAGCAAAAGCCCTCGTGGATAAAGTTCTAGAAGAGGTTGGAATAAAAGGAGAAGTGGTTGAGGAGTACAAAGGCATAGATCTTGAGGGACTTCGTTATGTTCATCCCTTCCTAGAAGAATATCCAAGACAGAAGGAATTCAGAGAAAAATATGAATGGGCGCATTGTGTAATCTTAGGTGAACACGTGACTCTTGGAGAGGGTACTGGCTTGGTTCACACGGCCCCAGGGCATGGTGAAGAGGACTTTGAAATAGGAAAACAATATGGGCTACCAATATACTCCCCGCTTGATGATGAAGGAAGGTACTTCGAAGGCAAATGGAAAGGTAAATTCGTCAAAGATGCGGACCCTGAGATAATAGAGTACTTAAGAGAAAAGGGCCTCCTTCTCAAGGCAGGTACTGTAGAGCACAAATATCCACACTGTTGGCGCTGTAAGACACCTTTGATATTCAGGGCCACTGACCAATGGTTTCTCAAGATAAGCAAGGTTAAGGACAAAATAATAGAAGAGAACGACAAAAACGTCACTTGGTATCCCGATTGGGTGAAGATAAGGTACGACAATGGTGTCATGAACTCAGGTGATTGGTGTATCTCAAGGCAAAGATATTGGGGAATACCTCTCCCAATATGGAGTAGTGAAGATGGAGAGATCTACATAGTAGGTAGCTTTAAAGAACTTGTTGAGCTTTCAGTAGCCATTGAAGTTAATGGTGAGAGGATAGAACTTCCAGAGAGTTATGACGAAAAGCTTAGAGTCATAGAAGAAAAACTCGGGCCAGAGGATCTTCACAGACCATACGTTGATGCCTTTGTTATAAAAGTAAACGACAAAGAAATGAAACGTGTCAAAGATGTGCTCGATGTATGGTTTGATAGTGGAATAGCAAGTTGGGCGTCTTTAGACTACCCAAGGAAAAAAGATCTATTTGAGAGGCTCTGGCCAGCAGACTTCATTGTAGAAGGAGAAGATCAGGTTACAAAGTGGTTCTACTCCCAGCAAGCTGCTTCAGTTGTGGCTTTTGACACAGTTCCTTACAGAAAAGTAGCAATGCATGGCTATGTATTAGATGAAAAAGGAGACAAGATGAGCAAGAGCCTTGGGAATATAATAAGGCCAGAAGAAGTTATTCAAAAAGAAGGTAGAGACCCGTTTAGATTCTATATGCTTTGGGCAACTACTCCATGGGAGAATCTTAGATTCAGCTGGAAAGGTTTGGCTCAAGTTAAGAGAATGCTCAACATACTATGGAACGTCTACATACTGACCTCGACATATATGAGCCTGGATAACTTTGATCCTACCAAACTTAATCCCGAGGAGCTTCCATTTAGAGAGGAAGACAAGTGGATACTTTCGAGAGTTAATACCCTAATCAGCACTGTGGAAGATGGTCTAGAGAGTTTCTATCTAACAAGAGCGACTAGAGGCATAGAGAACTTCGTTATAGAGGATCTCAGTAGATGGTACGTTAGACTCATAAGAAAAAGACTGTGGGTTGAAAGAGACGATCCGGATAAATTAGCTGCTTACTGGACTCTTTGGAAGGTATTTGATGTCTTGCTCAGGTTAATGGCGCCATTTACACCATATATAGCTGAAGAAATTTATCAAAACCTAATAAGACCATTTAGCAATAAAGAAAGTGTGCATCTAGAGGATTGGCCGAAAAAAGATGAAAACTGGGTGGACAGAGAACTTGAAAAAGAGATGGAAATAGTTAGAAAGATAGTGGAATCTGGCTCAGCAGCAAGACAAAAAGCTAGAATAAAACTTCGTTACCCTGTGAAACAAGTAATAATAGAAACTGAAGATGAAATAACTAAGAAAGCTGTAGAAAGACTCAACCGGCTTCTAAGGGATCAATTGAATGCTAAGGAAGTCAAAGTGGCAAAAGTTGAGAGGGGAATAAAAGTAAAGCCTAACTTTGCTAAACTTGGACCTCATTTCAAGGGGGATGCAAAGATAGTTGCAAAGTGGATAAACGAGCAGAATGCCAAAGAACTTTATGAAAGACTTATGCAAGGAAAGCTTAAGGTGGAAATAGGAGAGAAAGAGTTTACGATCGAGCGGGAACACATAATCGTGGAAGAAGAGCTTCCAGAGTTCTTAATAGGAGAAGAATTTGATCACGGAAAAGTCTTTATTGACAAAGTCCTCACTAGGGAGTTAATGATGGAAGGCTTGGCAAGAGAGTTTGTAAGGAGAATTCAGGAGATGAGAAAGCAACTGGATCTAGACGTAAATGATAGGATAATGGTTTACATAGAGACAAGTGATGAAAACAAGGGACTCCTTATAGAAATGCTCGATTACATAAGGGGTGAAACAAGGGCTATTGAGGTTAAGTTTGAGAAGCCACAAGGTTACACTGTGGAGTGGCCTGAAGTTGAGGCAAAAATAGGTATAGAGAAGATCGAATGA
- a CDS encoding 4Fe-4S dicluster domain-containing protein yields the protein MILGDYMGEEGNEITQKENFERIWILVTPDKCSGCRLCEIACSLEHEGIIWPEASRIRVFELLPGINVPHLCTQCPDYPCVEACPTKALSVDEKTGAVLVNEESCIECGACIIACPGDVPRIPTNKGSVVICNLCNGTPKCVEVCHEAGHGALKIVKGNYRPIFRTFAKNPIEKGSQIARKVFGEEFLR from the coding sequence ATGATTCTTGGTGATTATATGGGCGAGGAAGGTAACGAAATCACTCAAAAAGAGAACTTTGAGAGAATATGGATCCTAGTGACTCCAGATAAATGTAGCGGATGTAGGTTATGTGAAATAGCATGCTCACTTGAACATGAAGGGATTATTTGGCCAGAAGCTTCTCGCATAAGAGTTTTTGAACTTTTGCCAGGAATAAATGTGCCGCACCTTTGTACTCAATGTCCAGATTATCCTTGTGTCGAGGCATGTCCAACAAAAGCCCTAAGTGTAGACGAAAAAACTGGAGCAGTCCTTGTGAATGAAGAGAGCTGTATAGAATGTGGAGCCTGTATCATAGCTTGCCCTGGAGATGTACCTAGAATTCCTACAAACAAAGGAAGTGTGGTCATATGTAACCTTTGTAACGGAACTCCCAAGTGCGTAGAGGTTTGTCATGAAGCGGGGCATGGTGCTCTAAAGATTGTTAAAGGAAACTATAGACCAATATTTAGGACGTTTGCCAAAAACCCCATTGAGAAAGGATCCCAAATAGCAAGAAAAGTTTTTGGAGAGGAGTTTCTGAGGTGA
- a CDS encoding DMT family transporter translates to MKKAELILLGITAIWGFTFPAMKVSLDYVSPILFLVYRFGLASFFMLLIFHSRVLKTSTMKEGFILGMTLFIGHGSQIIGLNYTSASNSAFITSLYVVFTPFIAYFVLNDRLRRRDFFSLGIAVTGLYLISGATLHFNYGDLLTILCAVSFAFQIVLVQKFGKKDFLSLAFWQIFWNFVFSTVYALNIEGFAFPRGVTPWLGIIYTGVFATVVGFTLQVRYQKETKAHKAALIYSAEPIFGHISSFLIIGELLSLKGYLGAFLILGAIWNEIRNERG, encoded by the coding sequence ATGAAAAAAGCAGAATTGATTCTCTTGGGAATTACTGCTATATGGGGTTTTACATTTCCTGCAATGAAAGTTAGTCTTGACTATGTATCTCCAATTCTTTTTCTTGTATATCGATTTGGACTGGCTTCTTTTTTCATGCTTCTTATCTTTCATTCAAGGGTTCTTAAAACGAGTACAATGAAGGAAGGTTTTATTCTCGGGATGACATTGTTTATTGGTCATGGTTCCCAAATTATTGGGTTAAATTATACGTCTGCTTCTAACTCCGCGTTTATAACATCACTTTACGTTGTTTTTACACCATTCATAGCATATTTTGTTCTTAATGATAGATTGAGAAGAAGGGACTTTTTCTCTTTAGGGATAGCGGTAACTGGGCTTTACTTGATCTCTGGAGCTACATTACATTTCAACTACGGTGATTTACTAACAATTCTTTGTGCAGTTTCATTTGCATTTCAGATAGTTTTAGTACAAAAATTTGGGAAAAAAGACTTCTTAAGTTTAGCGTTTTGGCAAATATTCTGGAATTTTGTGTTTTCTACTGTGTATGCATTGAATATCGAAGGATTTGCGTTTCCAAGAGGGGTAACTCCCTGGTTGGGGATAATTTACACAGGAGTATTTGCTACTGTGGTGGGGTTTACTCTTCAGGTAAGATATCAGAAAGAGACAAAAGCACACAAAGCAGCGCTAATATATTCAGCAGAACCGATATTTGGGCATATCTCATCATTTTTAATAATTGGGGAACTTCTAAGTTTAAAGGGATATTTAGGAGCTTTTTTAATCCTTGGAGCAATATGGAATGAGATAAGAAACGAAAGAGGTTAA
- a CDS encoding DUF116 domain-containing protein, producing the protein MSIENTIAKLASIGADLSTRNAIRIALSLISEDEELTDQIYVEIKNKAHKEEFIKVPVEERAIFIPQCLRNVKECPAEFGEYGWECTKCGKCPIGEIIEHAEKIGYKHIYIVPGGSLVKKVLKEKVPRGEIKAALGIACWPELAEANEKLSILKIPLQAVPLLRAGCINTLVDVERVKEAMEIGLTKKDKAKLPSSDPNPAPVP; encoded by the coding sequence ATGAGCATTGAAAACACCATAGCAAAATTAGCCTCAATTGGAGCTGATCTAAGCACAAGAAATGCAATCAGAATAGCCCTCTCATTAATAAGTGAAGATGAGGAACTTACAGATCAAATATATGTCGAGATAAAAAATAAAGCTCATAAAGAAGAGTTCATAAAAGTTCCGGTAGAAGAAAGGGCAATTTTTATTCCCCAGTGCCTAAGGAATGTGAAAGAATGTCCTGCAGAATTTGGAGAATATGGGTGGGAATGTACAAAATGCGGAAAATGCCCAATAGGAGAAATTATAGAACATGCTGAAAAAATTGGGTACAAACACATATATATCGTACCAGGTGGTAGCTTAGTTAAAAAGGTCTTAAAAGAAAAAGTACCGAGAGGAGAAATAAAAGCTGCATTGGGTATAGCATGTTGGCCTGAACTTGCTGAAGCTAATGAAAAGTTATCCATATTAAAAATTCCACTTCAAGCAGTTCCCCTCCTGCGAGCAGGATGTATAAACACACTAGTAGATGTAGAGCGAGTAAAAGAAGCCATGGAAATTGGACTTACGAAAAAGGACAAGGCCAAACTACCATCTTCAGATCCAAATCCAGCTCCAGTACCGTAG
- a CDS encoding DUF835 domain-containing protein, which translates to MNPTLLLLGQSFSLAAKLTGFVFLAYVYWKYQRKPALFWSISWLSAAFSIISDITENLYILTLSEAFWAAFLFHGVAVLLEEEKFSSKHIKVFSVAPVVIATYGIILGLLEYSSDWFVILGLPYASSALFMVLSGFLMLSIRRTYNHRALYLGSILVINGIHEMDYPILRLVDWFAPIGFTLGAIFAILSVYIMINFAFTEEFIKIEKPPREIPLKPRLMIIPPSEYPKIKEELKDIPVLAFVRDLDTPKTWRKFFVSAAVEHGSIFPTDLPKITEITIRYFREAREKNFEGVALIDCPEYLRTYNGFDAIVKFLASLKDYTLLYQAVLILVIDEKAWDERELTLLKRLLT; encoded by the coding sequence ATGAATCCCACATTACTACTCCTCGGTCAATCCTTTAGCCTAGCGGCAAAATTGACTGGGTTTGTTTTTCTAGCTTATGTATACTGGAAGTATCAACGAAAACCTGCCTTATTTTGGTCTATATCTTGGTTAAGTGCTGCTTTTTCAATAATATCTGATATAACTGAGAATTTATATATTTTAACACTTTCTGAGGCATTCTGGGCAGCTTTTCTATTTCATGGAGTTGCCGTGCTTTTGGAGGAAGAGAAATTCTCATCAAAGCACATTAAAGTTTTCTCAGTAGCTCCAGTCGTGATTGCGACCTATGGTATCATTCTCGGACTCTTAGAATATTCATCTGACTGGTTCGTAATTTTAGGTCTTCCATACGCCAGTTCTGCTCTGTTTATGGTATTATCAGGATTTTTAATGCTCTCTATAAGAAGAACTTACAATCATAGAGCCCTCTACTTAGGGAGTATACTGGTAATTAATGGAATTCATGAAATGGATTATCCAATTTTAAGACTTGTTGACTGGTTTGCTCCAATAGGATTCACCTTGGGGGCTATTTTCGCTATATTGTCCGTCTATATAATGATAAACTTTGCATTTACAGAAGAATTCATAAAAATTGAAAAACCCCCAAGAGAAATACCCCTAAAGCCAAGATTAATGATTATTCCACCTTCAGAATATCCAAAGATAAAAGAAGAATTAAAAGACATACCTGTACTTGCCTTTGTAAGGGATCTCGATACTCCCAAAACCTGGAGAAAGTTTTTTGTGTCTGCTGCAGTAGAGCATGGATCCATCTTCCCAACGGACCTACCAAAAATCACTGAAATAACAATAAGATACTTCAGAGAAGCACGAGAAAAGAACTTTGAAGGAGTTGCACTTATTGATTGTCCTGAATATTTGAGAACATATAATGGGTTTGATGCCATTGTGAAGTTCTTAGCATCCCTAAAAGATTACACCCTTTTGTACCAAGCCGTCCTTATCTTGGTAATAGACGAAAAAGCTTGGGATGAGAGAGAATTAACTCTGTTGAAGAGACTTTTGACCTAA
- the rqcH gene encoding ribosome rescue protein RqcH has product MKQEMSSVDIKYIVEELKTLEGARVDKIYQDKDQVRIKLHMTGEGRKDLIIEAGKRIHLTTYIKEAPQHPSSFTMLLRKYLSGSRMEKIEQHDFDRIVKLKIGNYTLIAELFRKGNIILVDENNMIISAMRYEEFKDRAIKPKHVYMLPPARENPVDISWESFRDLISSQDVEIVRALARKLNMGGLYAEEILLRAGIEKTKRANTLDEGELKVIFEKMKEVFNAPKKANIIYENDTPVDVLPIELKWYGSYKKKFFTTFSEALDEYFGKILLESAKIERTKKLQNKKGQLEATLRKQEEMIEGFKRQIQENQEIGDLIYANFTFIENLLEELSKAVEKLGWKEFKERIESGKKSGNKIAQMIKNIDAKEKTVTIELDGKKVKLYLNKSVGENAEIYYEKAKKAKHKLEGAQKAHEETLRKIKEIEKLIEEEEKKELSVRKIKKRKKKWFEKFRWFLSSEGFLIIAGKDATTNEIVVKKYMSENDLYCHANIYGAPHVVIKDGKKAGEKSLFEACQFAVSMSRAWKEGLYSGDAYWTEPNQVTKKAPSGEYLGKGAFMVYGKRNWMHGLPVKLAVGMVQYEEEKLPMCGPVEAVKAHTNKYIIIRPGRIKKSEFAKRLAKILERWGYKVDLDELMQILPPGNGEIVEVIE; this is encoded by the coding sequence ATGAAACAAGAAATGAGCAGTGTCGACATAAAGTACATAGTAGAGGAGTTAAAAACTTTGGAAGGTGCTAGAGTCGATAAAATATACCAAGACAAAGATCAAGTTAGAATTAAGCTGCATATGACAGGAGAGGGGAGAAAAGACTTAATCATAGAGGCAGGTAAAAGGATTCATTTAACTACTTACATAAAAGAGGCTCCTCAGCACCCATCCTCATTCACGATGCTGCTCAGAAAATATTTAAGCGGGTCACGAATGGAAAAGATAGAACAACATGATTTTGATAGAATTGTAAAGCTAAAAATTGGCAACTACACTTTAATTGCAGAACTTTTCAGGAAAGGGAATATAATATTGGTTGATGAAAACAACATGATAATATCTGCCATGAGGTATGAAGAGTTTAAAGACAGAGCAATAAAACCAAAACACGTGTATATGCTCCCGCCCGCAAGAGAGAATCCAGTTGACATTTCATGGGAAAGTTTTAGAGACCTTATTTCTTCTCAAGATGTGGAGATAGTAAGAGCACTAGCAAGAAAACTCAATATGGGAGGACTATATGCAGAAGAAATTCTCCTACGAGCTGGAATAGAGAAAACAAAAAGAGCTAATACTCTCGATGAAGGTGAGCTTAAAGTTATATTTGAAAAAATGAAAGAGGTCTTCAATGCTCCTAAAAAGGCCAATATCATATATGAAAATGACACTCCTGTAGATGTCTTACCTATCGAGCTTAAATGGTATGGAAGTTATAAGAAAAAATTCTTCACTACCTTTAGTGAGGCTCTTGACGAATATTTCGGAAAGATTCTTCTTGAGAGTGCAAAGATAGAGAGAACAAAGAAGCTTCAGAATAAGAAAGGACAGCTAGAAGCTACCCTTAGAAAACAAGAAGAGATGATAGAGGGATTTAAGAGGCAAATACAAGAAAATCAAGAGATTGGAGACTTGATATATGCTAACTTCACCTTTATTGAAAATTTGCTGGAAGAACTTTCAAAGGCCGTAGAAAAACTTGGATGGAAAGAATTCAAAGAGAGAATAGAAAGTGGCAAAAAATCTGGGAACAAAATCGCCCAGATGATAAAAAACATCGACGCTAAAGAGAAGACAGTTACAATCGAACTTGATGGAAAAAAAGTAAAACTCTATTTAAATAAAAGTGTGGGAGAAAACGCAGAAATCTACTATGAAAAAGCCAAAAAAGCAAAACATAAACTTGAAGGGGCTCAAAAAGCCCATGAAGAAACACTAAGAAAAATCAAAGAGATAGAGAAGCTAATAGAGGAGGAAGAAAAGAAAGAATTAAGTGTGAGAAAAATTAAGAAGAGAAAGAAAAAGTGGTTTGAGAAGTTTAGGTGGTTCCTAAGCAGTGAGGGATTCCTAATAATAGCGGGAAAAGATGCCACAACAAATGAAATCGTAGTTAAAAAATATATGAGTGAAAACGACCTCTATTGTCATGCTAACATTTATGGAGCCCCCCATGTGGTGATAAAAGATGGTAAAAAAGCTGGGGAAAAGAGTTTATTCGAAGCCTGTCAATTTGCTGTTTCAATGTCAAGGGCTTGGAAAGAGGGACTATACTCCGGAGATGCTTACTGGACAGAACCAAACCAAGTCACAAAAAAAGCCCCAAGTGGAGAGTATCTAGGAAAAGGAGCATTTATGGTGTATGGGAAAAGAAACTGGATGCATGGCTTACCTGTAAAGCTCGCTGTTGGAATGGTGCAATACGAGGAAGAGAAACTGCCCATGTGTGGACCAGTGGAGGCTGTAAAAGCCCATACTAACAAATACATTATCATCCGCCCAGGGAGAATTAAAAAGAGCGAATTTGCAAAAAGATTAGCAAAAATTCTAGAGAGATGGGGATACAAAGTCGATCTTGATGAGCTCATGCAAATCCTCCCCCCAGGCAATGGCGAAATTGTGGAGGTGATTGAATGA
- a CDS encoding radical SAM protein, which produces MKETKYHSYVVGELPEGCKLCVNGAKLVLFTTGICPRECFYCPLSPWRREDVSYANERPIKNVNDIIEEAKIQEALGAGVTGGDPLSRIDRTVKYIRTLKENFGKRFHIHLYTTGLLATKENLEKLYNAGLDEIRFHPDIFNPNSNIFQKEIENIKGAFDFEWDIGGEVPAVPGQEERIKWYAEFLDKQGAKFLNINELEFSETNLDALLSRGLRTVSDESSAIKGSLKSGLTILEWGEKNTSLNYHLCTAKLKDAIQLKNRLKRMAKNVARPYMEITQDGTLKFAVAEYENLMELYDLLVNDAKVPEEWLYLNLKKRRIEMPIEVAEELVDAIEGDVKFYVVEEYPTWDRIEVERIPLL; this is translated from the coding sequence ATGAAAGAGACAAAATACCATTCATACGTTGTTGGCGAGCTTCCAGAAGGGTGTAAACTCTGTGTTAACGGCGCAAAACTAGTATTATTTACCACCGGAATATGCCCTAGAGAATGTTTTTATTGTCCTCTTAGCCCCTGGAGAAGAGAAGACGTCAGCTATGCAAATGAACGACCAATAAAAAATGTTAATGACATTATAGAAGAAGCTAAAATCCAAGAAGCGTTGGGAGCTGGTGTTACTGGAGGAGATCCGCTTTCAAGAATAGATAGAACTGTCAAATACATTAGAACACTGAAAGAAAACTTTGGAAAGAGATTTCATATTCACTTATATACAACCGGTCTTCTTGCAACAAAAGAGAACTTAGAAAAACTCTACAACGCTGGTCTTGACGAAATTCGGTTTCATCCAGATATCTTTAATCCAAACTCTAATATCTTTCAAAAAGAAATTGAAAACATAAAAGGTGCCTTTGACTTTGAATGGGATATTGGAGGAGAAGTTCCTGCGGTTCCAGGACAAGAGGAGAGAATAAAGTGGTATGCCGAATTTTTAGATAAGCAGGGAGCAAAATTCCTAAACATAAATGAGCTTGAATTTAGTGAAACTAACCTCGACGCCCTGCTCTCGAGAGGACTTAGAACAGTAAGTGATGAGAGTTCTGCAATAAAAGGAAGTCTCAAATCTGGGCTGACGATTCTGGAATGGGGCGAAAAGAATACGTCTTTAAATTATCACCTCTGTACGGCCAAACTTAAGGATGCAATACAACTCAAAAACCGACTTAAAAGAATGGCAAAAAACGTCGCCAGGCCCTATATGGAAATAACTCAAGATGGGACACTTAAATTTGCAGTGGCTGAGTATGAGAATCTCATGGAGCTCTATGATCTTCTTGTAAATGATGCAAAGGTCCCAGAAGAATGGCTCTATCTAAATCTGAAAAAAAGAAGGATTGAAATGCCCATAGAAGTTGCAGAAGAACTTGTTGATGCTATAGAGGGTGATGTAAAGTTTTATGTCGTTGAAGAATACCCCACATGGGATAGAATTGAAGTCGAGAGAATTCCACTACTCTAA
- a CDS encoding TIGR00529 family membrane protein: protein MIELIYLLLSFGVVIGFIRLKINIGLSIFLGSLLLGTFFGLNPGDLLDALYTSSTEWTSLRLILIIISIMALTSVFSQIGYLKMMEKAAKCLFPSEKYSLAALPALIGLMPMPAGALVSAPMIETVANKLNLPPEKKTLVNYWFRHVWEHSWPMYQAIIITSAILGITVREFSVKMFPLSMIMILIGYLFFLKPITAGKDEKGNKKEGLRLFLKSTYPILVIIIVSIVLGYDIVYGAFIGFLSALIPHFKQVSKKEIARYAFQPKILFLLISVMYFNKILEITGAVETLPKVILELNLPITLVIILTPFLVGLMTGISFAYVGMTFPLLLPFLTGFDKIAIAYLSGYMGMLFSPVHLCLVFSSEYYQAELGKVYKRMLIPGLLLFVTGIIYIYFFL, encoded by the coding sequence ATGATTGAACTTATTTACCTATTGCTCTCCTTTGGAGTTGTTATAGGATTTATTAGGCTAAAAATAAATATAGGTTTATCAATATTTCTAGGGTCTTTATTGTTAGGCACTTTTTTTGGTCTAAACCCAGGGGATCTTCTAGATGCTCTATACACATCTTCAACCGAGTGGACAAGCCTAAGATTAATCCTTATAATTATCTCAATAATGGCCTTAACAAGTGTTTTCTCCCAAATTGGATATTTAAAAATGATGGAAAAAGCTGCAAAATGCCTATTTCCCAGTGAAAAATACTCCCTTGCTGCACTTCCAGCCCTAATAGGACTAATGCCAATGCCCGCCGGTGCGTTAGTCTCTGCTCCTATGATAGAAACAGTTGCAAACAAACTTAATCTACCTCCCGAGAAGAAGACACTCGTGAACTATTGGTTCCGGCATGTATGGGAACATTCTTGGCCCATGTATCAAGCAATAATCATTACCTCAGCTATTTTAGGCATAACTGTCAGAGAATTCAGCGTCAAAATGTTCCCTCTGAGTATGATAATGATATTAATCGGGTACTTATTTTTCTTAAAACCCATAACGGCAGGAAAAGATGAAAAAGGAAATAAAAAAGAAGGCCTAAGACTTTTCCTCAAGAGCACATACCCTATCCTTGTAATAATTATAGTATCAATCGTTTTAGGCTATGATATTGTATATGGTGCCTTTATTGGATTTCTTTCTGCTTTGATCCCACATTTTAAGCAGGTAAGCAAAAAAGAAATTGCAAGGTATGCATTCCAACCAAAAATACTCTTTCTCCTAATTTCTGTCATGTATTTCAATAAAATCCTCGAGATTACCGGAGCTGTTGAAACTCTTCCTAAGGTAATTTTGGAATTAAATCTCCCAATTACTCTTGTCATAATATTAACACCATTTTTAGTTGGTCTGATGACTGGAATAAGCTTTGCTTATGTTGGAATGACATTCCCCTTATTACTCCCCTTTTTAACCGGATTTGACAAAATAGCTATTGCATACTTAAGCGGTTATATGGGAATGCTTTTTAGCCCTGTACATCTCTGTCTGGTTTTCTCTTCGGAGTATTATCAAGCAGAACTAGGTAAAGTCTACAAAAGAATGTTAATACCTGGCCTACTTCTTTTTGTCACCGGCATTATATACATCTATTTTTTCCTCTAG